The Roseovarius sp. EL26 genome contains the following window.
GCAGCATGATGTCATAGGTGCCGCCGGCATACTTGAGCTTTTGTGCCGCCCAGGCTTCGACCGTCCAGGGCGAAAGCATTCTCGCTTCGACCTGAGGGTGGTACACTGAAATCCATGCGTCAGCATCCTCCTGCAGCAAGATCGAGGTGTAGATATCTTCGCTGACGTGAAAGCGGAACGGCTCCAGTGGGACGCTGTTCAGTATCAGGGCATCTTGCTGCGGATGGTCAAGTTTGCGAGACAATTGTGCAACCGCATCCCCCTTCCGCTTGAGCGCAGCTGAAAAGATTGCTTCACGGCGGTGGATTGACCCGGCACCACAACAAAAAGAGGCCCCGTGGCGGTTGCGTCGACGTTGGATAACATCGAAGAACAATGTCGGTTCCGATAGAAACGGGTCATGTCCGACTGTGTCTCGACCGCTGGTGCGACGTGCAAGCGGTGCCAACCAGCGCAACCGTGGTGAAATTTTTTGTGCGATCCAATCGCACCAATGCAAACCCTCGGGAATGTCATAAAACCAGTGCGGAGTCTGAACCCAGGCCACTTTCGGATTTTTGAAGTACCCAAGGGTGTTTTGCAAAATACCAGTCTCGACCCGTGTATCTGCATCACAGATCAGGATAAAATCACCTCCTGTCTGCATCAGCGCATTTCGTAGATTTCCAGCTTTGAAACCCTCGTTGCTGTTACGTGACAGATACCCGATCTGCATGCTCTGCGCGAGCTGTGCCATAAAGGGGCGATTACCGTCATCCAGAAGGAAGATCTTAACATTTGTATTGTCTGGCAGGGTCAGCTCACGTGCCGCCGCGATTGAGGGACGTAGAACCTCGATTTCTTCGTCGTAAGTTGTGATGTAGAGATCCACTTTGATCGGGCCCGGCCCGTCAAGCCCGGCTTCGTCCCGAGAGGCCGGTGGTGGTTTGACACGGGTGTCATCCTCTTGCCAGATGTCATAATAGAACAGTAAACTACCAAGAAAAAATAGACTTTCGGCCATGGTTACAGCGATTGAGAATGCCAAGGCATCCGGGTTGAGGGATTGTGTCCAACGCCAGTGCAGATACCACAGCGAAATGCCCGTGGTC
Protein-coding sequences here:
- a CDS encoding glycosyltransferase, coding for MSSPYFTPYESRRPPRFTPMSRRRMHCWHLLAGMTTGISLWYLHWRWTQSLNPDALAFSIAVTMAESLFFLGSLLFYYDIWQEDDTRVKPPPASRDEAGLDGPGPIKVDLYITTYDEEIEVLRPSIAAARELTLPDNTNVKIFLLDDGNRPFMAQLAQSMQIGYLSRNSNEGFKAGNLRNALMQTGGDFILICDADTRVETGILQNTLGYFKNPKVAWVQTPHWFYDIPEGLHWCDWIAQKISPRLRWLAPLARRTSGRDTVGHDPFLSEPTLFFDVIQRRRNRHGASFCCGAGSIHRREAIFSAALKRKGDAVAQLSRKLDHPQQDALILNSVPLEPFRFHVSEDIYTSILLQEDADAWISVYHPQVEARMLSPWTVEAWAAQKLKYAGGTYDIMLHDNPLLRRGMPWRVKLHYAATFWSYITVLWTPVLLFAPVISLVLGIAPVKAYSIEFFLHFLPMILCSELAIVCACKGYAVQPGRLLALSTLPIQLRALWMVLCKRRPSFPPTPKIPVFGQGRHHILPNVWLLTIMGTAAIFGIIQTQLGVPGHDRSLLTVNLFWLGWNMLAVGRIVLAAFWVPPPTLNPKKKEELTHVANIKPLRQS